Within the Butyrivibrio sp. AE3004 genome, the region CTATATGATGGCGGAGATAAGGATTATATTCCTTATGACAAGCTGGAGAGCTTCTTTAAGGAGAATTTAAAGTAATGATAACGGTTGAAGAAATACTGGAATATCTTAATTCGGACAGAGTAGAAGATATGACAGAAGAGATGCATGAATGTTCCATGAGGCAGAGCCAGGCTGCTATAAAGCAGACCATGGAATTAAATACAAAGTATCACACACCGGAAGAGATAGTCAGGATCATGTCTGAACTGACAGGTGATGAAGTGGATAAAAGCTTCAGACTGTTTCCGCCTTTTTATACGGATTTTGGAAGAAACATTCACATCGGAAAAAATGTATTCATCAATTCCGGATGCAGCTTCCAGGATCAGGGCGGCATATACATTGGTGATAACACCCTGATTGGGCACAGGGTCGTCCTTGCTACTCTGGATCATGATTTGAATCCTTATGACAGGCACCTTCTGTGTGCTCCTATACATATTGGAAACAGGGTTTGGATTGGAGCAGGAGCGATAATTACAAGAGGTGTGACAATTGGTGATGGAGCTGTAATTGCAGCCGGAGCTGTTGTGACAAAGGATGTTGAGGAAAACACTATTGTAGGAGGCGTTCCTGCAAAATTTATCAAGAAGATAGAGAATGTTAAACCGATAGAGAAGAAATAAAGGATGGGATGATATGGGTAAAGTGTTAGTGATTTCTACAAGTCTTCGAGCAAAGAGTAATTCCGATATACTTACGAAAAAGCTTATAGAGGGAGCAAAAGCTTCAGGTCATGATGTGGAACATATAAGCCTGAAAGGGAAAAATATCAGTTTCTGTATAGGATGTCTGGCCTGCCAGAACACTCAGAGATGCATCATTAAAGATGATGCTGTTGAAATTGCAGAAAAAGTAAAGAATGCTGATACCCTGGTTTTTGCAACACCAATCTATTACTACGAGATGAGCGGACAGATGAAGACTCTTTTGGATAGGCTCAATCCGTTGTATCCTTCAGACTATAAGTTCAGGAATGTATATATGCTATCTGTTGCAGCTGAGGATGAAGAGTTCGTACCTGAAAAGGCAATTAGTGGACTCCAAGGGTGGGTTGACTGTTTTGGAAAGGCAGAATTTTCAGGGTCCTTATTCTGTGGAGGAATAGGTGATATGGGCGAAGCTTCAGGTAAAAAAGAGGAATTAAGTGAAGCCTATGAGTTTGGAAAAACATTAAAATAAAGGAAGTTTGCGATGAAAACGAAATTGATTGTGATGACACTCTGTGTGTTCATGATGCTTTGTACCAGCGCATGCTCAGGTGATACTAAGACACCATATGAAAACTTTGATTTGAGCGCTGCCATTTCTAAATCAGAAGATATAGAAGCAGAAAGTACAGAGGAAATCGTTTTATCAGAAGACGTAAAAACATATCACACAGAAGAAACTGATAATCAAGCTGTTGAGAGTGACACTTCTTCTGATGATACGGGTATTGGAGAAAAAACTATGATAATGAAAATTGGTGATATTAAAGTAGATGTAGACTGGGAAAATAATCAGGCAGTAGACGCGCTGCGAAATATGGTTGAAAAAGGCGATGTCATAATTCAGATGTCAATGTATGGCGGATTTGAGCAGGTGGGATCTATAGGTCAGAGTCTTCCAAGAAATGATAAACAGACGACAACATCATCAGGGGATATAGTTCTTTATTCAGGGAATCAAATGGTTGTGTTCTATGGGTCTAATAGCTGGTCATACACACGGTTAGGTCACATATCTGATAAGGATGAGACTGGCATGACTGAGTTGCTTTCAAATGGCGATGTTACAATAACTATTAGCATGGGATAGGGATTATTAAAGTGGAAATATATTGGTACAAAAACGGTGGCTACAAGTCGAAAGATTAATAGTCACTATTTTTTTTAAATTATTTTGATGTAACTATTGACATTACATCTCGGAGATGATATATTTGCACTATCAGATGAAATCACGGCGGTTACATCAATGAACTTTTTAACATTCGAGGATAATTACCTCGCAGGGCAGAGTCCGGAAAGGAAAATAATCATGACAAATAAGGAAAAAGCATTAGCACTCATCGGAACATTCGCATCAGGAGACACAGCAAAGGCAAAGGAACTTCTTGCACCAGGTTATATTCAGCATAACCTCGCATTTGGAACAGGAGCAGATGCATTTGTAGCAGCAGTTGAAGGACTTGCACAGGCACCTGTAAAAACAACAGTTAATAACATTCGTGCATTCGAGGATGGGGATAAGGTTTTCCTTCAGACAGTATATAATTTTGCAGGAGCAGGAGAGCAGGTCGGATTCGATGTTTTTAGA harbors:
- a CDS encoding flavodoxin family protein; translation: MGKVLVISTSLRAKSNSDILTKKLIEGAKASGHDVEHISLKGKNISFCIGCLACQNTQRCIIKDDAVEIAEKVKNADTLVFATPIYYYEMSGQMKTLLDRLNPLYPSDYKFRNVYMLSVAAEDEEFVPEKAISGLQGWVDCFGKAEFSGSLFCGGIGDMGEASGKKEELSEAYEFGKTLK
- a CDS encoding cyclophilin-like fold protein codes for the protein MKTKLIVMTLCVFMMLCTSACSGDTKTPYENFDLSAAISKSEDIEAESTEEIVLSEDVKTYHTEETDNQAVESDTSSDDTGIGEKTMIMKIGDIKVDVDWENNQAVDALRNMVEKGDVIIQMSMYGGFEQVGSIGQSLPRNDKQTTTSSGDIVLYSGNQMVVFYGSNSWSYTRLGHISDKDETGMTELLSNGDVTITISMG
- a CDS encoding sugar O-acetyltransferase gives rise to the protein MTVEEILEYLNSDRVEDMTEEMHECSMRQSQAAIKQTMELNTKYHTPEEIVRIMSELTGDEVDKSFRLFPPFYTDFGRNIHIGKNVFINSGCSFQDQGGIYIGDNTLIGHRVVLATLDHDLNPYDRHLLCAPIHIGNRVWIGAGAIITRGVTIGDGAVIAAGAVVTKDVEENTIVGGVPAKFIKKIENVKPIEKK